From one Methanobacteriaceae archaeon genomic stretch:
- a CDS encoding RNA 3'-terminal phosphate cyclase, translating to MIEIDGSFREGGGALLRVSTALSALTGKAFCITNIRARRPKPGLMMQHLNAVNAIGKVSKAKIEGLCIGSTEMKFIPGSLRGSKFKVDVQTAGSTSLILQAFIIPAIFAPEEVEITIRGGTDVPWAPAVDYLRHVTLPVLQSMGVHTDLELLQRGYYPRGGGLIKAKIQPVGNLQPLNILDLELDVIKGISYSNKLPLHVAHRQAESAKRTLHSAGYPVEIEINTEGDSLGPGSGLVLWTEFQGGNIPRIGASSLGQPGKRAEIVGKEAANKLLSFMSSAAALDKYMGDQIIPYLAIAGSSRVKIAELTNHTLTNIYAAQKFMDCQFQVEGELGEVAEISIK from the coding sequence ATGATAGAAATCGATGGATCATTCAGAGAAGGAGGGGGAGCTCTTTTAAGGGTTTCAACAGCCTTATCTGCCTTAACAGGAAAAGCATTCTGTATCACAAACATCCGGGCACGGAGACCCAAGCCCGGACTTATGATGCAGCACCTCAATGCAGTTAATGCAATTGGAAAGGTCTCCAAGGCCAAGATTGAAGGTTTGTGCATTGGTTCTACTGAGATGAAATTTATACCCGGTTCTTTAAGGGGTAGTAAATTCAAGGTTGATGTGCAAACAGCAGGAAGTACCTCCTTAATACTGCAGGCTTTTATAATCCCGGCCATATTCGCACCAGAAGAAGTCGAGATCACCATTAGAGGAGGTACTGATGTTCCCTGGGCTCCAGCAGTAGATTATCTTCGCCATGTAACTCTACCTGTATTGCAGTCCATGGGTGTTCACACCGACTTGGAATTATTACAAAGGGGTTACTATCCTCGCGGTGGAGGCTTGATTAAGGCTAAAATTCAACCAGTTGGGAATCTCCAACCCCTTAATATTCTTGATCTGGAATTGGATGTTATTAAAGGAATTTCATACTCAAATAAACTCCCCCTGCACGTTGCACATAGGCAGGCAGAATCAGCTAAGAGAACTCTTCACAGTGCAGGTTATCCTGTAGAAATTGAGATAAATACAGAGGGGGATTCCCTGGGACCCGGGTCAGGGCTGGTCTTATGGACTGAGTTTCAAGGAGGAAACATTCCCCGCATAGGGGCCAGTTCACTGGGGCAACCTGGTAAAAGGGCAGAAATAGTTGGAAAAGAAGCTGCGAATAAGTTATTATCCTTCATGTCAAGTGCAGCTGCACTGGATAAATATATGGGGGATCAGATCATCCCCTACCTTGCCATAGCAGGTTCATCACGGGTGAAAATAGCTGAACTCACCAATCACACCCTCACCAACATTTACGCAGCCCAGAAGTTCATGGATTGCCAGTTCCAGGTTGAAGGTGAACTGGGAGAAGTAGCTGAAATAAGTATTAAATAA
- a CDS encoding TIGR03576 family pyridoxal phosphate-dependent enzyme, whose translation MLICSSLDEVKRREAALRFIASLVKEQGRKSLYDLSGLAGGFPVAKSDLSLLETYAGQAFFRENLQKMGNKHLGGEKVLAFNRTSAAILATILALVKPGEEVIHFLPKLPSHPSIPRSVKLQGATYREFDNIDEFNLSDATSLVVITGSTMDHHIIPLDDFLKVIDISHESQVPVLVDDASGARLRTVIYNQPRGLDMGAELVVTSTDKLMDGPRAGLMAGKTQLIDMIQDKAHKFGLEAQPPIVAGIVRALENFNPQRIIDSLERKDKLYEKLKLVVRGVEKTPTGFMVSAKNLLDEINNSDEGLNLREREAATLMAMILLKDHHLVTVPAVGMPGVSTTIRVDLASADAERISDKKIIDAITRSLQRVKQISPDEETCLSILYE comes from the coding sequence ATGCTTATTTGTTCTTCCCTTGATGAAGTAAAAAGAAGAGAAGCTGCTTTAAGATTCATAGCTTCCCTGGTTAAAGAACAGGGTAGGAAAAGTTTGTACGACCTTTCCGGTTTAGCCGGAGGATTCCCTGTAGCTAAGTCGGACCTATCCTTACTGGAAACCTATGCTGGCCAAGCTTTTTTTAGAGAAAACCTGCAAAAAATGGGTAATAAACACCTGGGTGGTGAAAAGGTATTGGCCTTTAACCGAACCAGTGCTGCTATTCTAGCAACCATACTAGCCCTGGTAAAACCCGGAGAGGAAGTAATACACTTTTTACCCAAATTACCCTCACATCCATCAATCCCACGCAGTGTCAAGCTTCAAGGTGCCACATACCGTGAATTCGACAATATTGATGAATTCAACTTAAGTGATGCAACATCACTGGTGGTTATCACTGGATCTACCATGGACCACCACATAATACCTTTAGATGATTTTCTTAAGGTAATTGATATTTCACATGAATCACAAGTCCCGGTTCTGGTGGATGATGCATCAGGGGCACGATTACGCACCGTGATATACAATCAACCCCGAGGACTGGATATGGGTGCAGAACTAGTTGTAACCAGCACCGATAAGTTAATGGATGGTCCCAGAGCAGGCTTGATGGCGGGTAAAACACAATTAATTGACATGATACAGGATAAGGCTCATAAATTTGGATTGGAAGCCCAACCTCCCATTGTCGCAGGTATAGTAAGGGCTCTGGAGAATTTCAATCCCCAAAGGATTATAGACTCACTGGAAAGGAAGGATAAACTTTATGAGAAATTGAAGTTAGTGGTGAGGGGAGTTGAAAAAACACCCACTGGGTTTATGGTATCTGCAAAAAACCTGTTAGACGAGATCAATAATTCGGATGAAGGGCTAAACCTAAGAGAACGTGAAGCTGCCACTTTAATGGCCATGATTCTGTTAAAAGACCACCATTTAGTGACTGTTCCTGCGGTGGGAATGCCTGGAGTTTCAACCACCATACGTGTGGATCTTGCCTCTGCTGATGCAGAAAGAATAAGTGATAAAAAGATTATAGACGCAATTACCAGGTCACTGCAAAGGGTGAAGCAAATATCCCCAGATGAAGAAACCTGTTTGAGTATCCTATACGAATGA
- a CDS encoding TIGR00288 family NYN domain-containing protein — protein sequence MRSFEKLTSYIPLRRSEAGSKNIGLLVDGPNMLRKEFSLNLDLVREIMAEYGNMRVGKVLLNQYASDKLIEAIVNQGFTPIVVAGDTDVYMAVEAMELIYNPNIDVIALMTRDADFLPIINKAKENGKETIVIGAEPGFSAALQNSADDAIILKSDYHKNDSKEE from the coding sequence ATGCGAAGTTTTGAAAAGCTGACTTCATACATCCCACTTAGAAGATCAGAAGCAGGTTCCAAGAATATAGGCTTGCTGGTAGATGGTCCTAACATGTTAAGGAAAGAATTCAGTCTTAACCTGGATCTGGTAAGGGAGATAATGGCTGAATATGGTAATATGCGGGTTGGTAAGGTTCTTTTGAACCAGTATGCCTCAGATAAACTTATTGAAGCAATTGTAAATCAGGGATTTACACCTATCGTGGTTGCTGGTGATACTGATGTTTACATGGCTGTAGAGGCCATGGAACTTATTTACAATCCTAATATTGATGTAATAGCCCTCATGACTCGTGATGCTGATTTTTTACCCATTATCAACAAAGCTAAAGAAAATGGAAAAGAAACCATAGTTATAGGGGCTGAGCCTGGTTTCAGTGCTGCCCTGCAGAACTCTGCAGATGATGCTATAATCCTAAAATCAGACTACCATAAAAACGATTCTAAGGAAGAGTGA